One Anopheles marshallii chromosome 3, idAnoMarsDA_429_01, whole genome shotgun sequence genomic region harbors:
- the LOC128711991 gene encoding cytokine-like nuclear factor N-PAC produces MSDSTGYAVNDLVWAKMKGFSPWPGRISVPPAELRKIAVKKSNPVKCIFFFGSNNYAWIEETQIKPYLEFKDTLLNSCKTAQFKEALKQIEEFRVNPEKFQPLFVGENEAANRPDPDEEFNRLREGVASGTEESGAEDGASVNNTSTPAVLESVDDATTTPLVKKSAKKKVRASLPIKLNVDKVASVTKVRSVGNKAKATLDDGVTGAPSPKRKKKLLNDSGELASLDIDSYASPVRRNAPVTHLLNRPVTVTRPATPEIDMSSVSNAVQSRNIKASQLKFGFLGLGVMGCGIVKNLIKSGHSVVVWNRSANKCRKFQEVGAEVADTPSDVVEMTDVTYSCVSDPQVAKDMVFGNCGVMSANLTGKGYVEMTGVDPETSNDINEAIMSKGGRYLEAQIQGSKNQAEEGTLIILASGDRLLFEECQSCFEAISRNSFYLGDVGNATKMNLILQMISGITLAGVAEAMALADRAGLQQKDVLEVLELTSMSSEMMLQKGNAIIKGEFPTHQALKHMQKDLKLALSLADGLEQSLPITAASNEVYKHAKRLGYGSHDASAVYVRARF; encoded by the exons atgtcCGACAGCACGGGTTACGCTGTTAACGATCTCGTTTG GGCAAAAATGAAGGGATTTTCGCCCTGGCCCGGCCGTATCTCGGTTCCACCGGCAGAACTGCGGAAAATTGCGGTCAAAAAGAGCAACCCAGTGAAgtgtattttcttcttcggttCCAACAACTA tGCCTGGATCGAGGAAACGCAAATCAAGCCGTATCTGGAGTTCAAGGATACGCTGCTAAACTCCTGCAAAACTGCCCAGTTCAAAGAGGCTTTGAAACAGATAGAAGAATTTCGCGTAAATCCGGAG AAATTTCAGCCACTGTTCGTTGGGGAAAACGAAGCCGCTAATCGCCCGGATCCGGACGAAGAATTTAATAGGCTACGGGAAGGCGTTGCCAGCGGTACGGAGGAAAGTGGGGCAGAGGATGGGGCCTCCGTTAATAACACGTCGACACCCGCCGTCCTGGAATCGGTGGACGATGCGACCACGACGCCGCTGGTAAAGAAGTCAGCCAAGAAGAAAGTACGTGCCTCGTTGCCAATCAAATTGAACGTGGATAAGGTG GCATCTGTCACGAAGGTACGTTCGGTTGGCAACAAGGCGAAAGCCACGCTAGACGATGGTGTGACAGGCGCACCGTCCCcgaaacgaaagaagaaaCTGTTGAACGATTCCGGTGAATTGGCTTCCCTGGATATCGATAGCTACGCTAGTCCGGTAAGACGCAATGCGCCAGTAACGCATCTGCTGAACCGTCCGGTCACTGTCACCCGACCAGCGACGCCCGAGATCGACATGTCAAGCGTTTCGAATGCGGTACAATCGCGCAATATCAAAGCATCTCAGCTGAAATTCGGTTTCCTCGGGCTGGGCGTTATGGGCTGTGGGATCGTGAAAAATCTGATCAAATCGGGCCACTCGGTTGTGGTTTGGAACCGGAGCGCCAACAAATGTCGCAAGTTCCAGGAGGTCGGTGCGGAAGTTGCGGATACTCCGTCTGATGTGGTAGAAATGACTGATGTCACCTATTCGTGCGTGTCCGATCCGCAGGTTGCAAAGGAT ATGGTGTTCGGTAACTGTGGCGTAATGTCGGCGAATCTGACCGGCAAAGGTTACGTTGAAATGACTGGTGTCGATCCAGAAACTTCTAATGACATCAATGAAGCAATCATGTCCAAAGGAGGTCGCTATTTGGAAGCACAA ATACAAGGCTCGAAGAACCAAGCGGAAGAGGGAACGCTTATCATTCTAGCGAGCGGAGATCGACTGCTGTTCGAGGAGTGTCAAAGCTGTTTCGAAGCAATTTCCCGCAATTCATTCTACCTGGGTGACGTTGGCAATGCTACAAAGATGAATCTGATTCTGCAGATGATTTCCGGAATTACGCTTGCCGGAGTGGCCGAAGCGATGGCGCTAG CGGATCGAGCTGGACTCCAGCAAAAGGACGTACTGGAGGTACTAGAGTTAACTAGCATGTCCTCAGAAATGATGTTGCAGAAAGGAAACG CGATTATTAAGGGCGAATTCCCAACCCATCAGGCGTTGAAGCACATGCAGAAAGACCTCAAGCTTGCGTTGAGCCTAGCGGACGGACTAGAGCAATCGTTGCCTATTACGGCGGCATCGAACGAGGTGTACAAACACGCCAAACGTCTTGGCTATGGTTCACACGATGCCAGCGCTGTCTACGTAAGAGCAAGGTTTTAA